In one window of Synchiropus splendidus isolate RoL2022-P1 chromosome 15, RoL_Sspl_1.0, whole genome shotgun sequence DNA:
- the LOC128771992 gene encoding tetraspanin-13-like isoform X2 — protein MVCGGFYCNRNSLCALNVIYVVVSLLLIGVAAGGKWFGLVSSFRVVAGVIGVGIYLFVVAFVGLCGALKHHQVMLFFYMMILFTVFIVQFSVSCACLAVNEDQQNHLLEIGWNKSATTQLDVEKTLNCCGYSHVNLNGSCAARCFLSQPSSCITCGSIIQMYAGQVLRFVGGFGLFFSFTEILGIWLAQRYRNSKDPRSIPGPV, from the exons ATGGTTTGTGGAGGATTTTACTGCAACAGGAACTCTCTCTGCGCCCTCAATGTCATCTACGTG GTGGTCAGTCTCCTTCTGATCGGCGTGGCGGCGGGGGGGAAATGGTTCGGTCtggtgtccagcttcagagtgGTGGCCGGGGTCATCGGCGTTGGCATCTACCTGTTCGTGGTGGCGTTTGTGGGTCTGTGTGGTGCCCTGAAGCACCACCAGGTCATGCTGTTCTTC TACATGATGATCCTGTTTACAGTGTTCATTGTCCAGTTCTCCGTGTCCTGCGCGTGTCTGGCTGTCAATGAAGACCAACAG AACCACCTCCTTGAAATCGGCTGGAACAAATCTGCAACCACCCAGCTAGATGTGGAGAAGACCCTCAACTGTTGCGGCTACTCCCACGTCAACTTGAACGGCTCGTGTGCCGCG AGGTGCTTCCTCAGCCAACCCTCATCGTGCATAACCTGCGGCAGCATCATCCAGATGTATGCGGGGCAGGTGCTGCGCTTCGTCGGAGGGTTCGGCCTCTTCTTCAGTttcacagag ATTCTGGGAATCTGGCTGGCACAAAGATACAGAAATTCCAAAGATCCTCGATCCATCCCAGGACCTGTATGA
- the LOC128771992 gene encoding tetraspanin-13-like isoform X1, which yields MSYIPVRRFVDVAVELHLQSVPILFKKLDESSFVMGQVSSDTPSQIQNIVLLNGDSVNTLLAEVAAGNRLHVLCPHVSPQVVSLLLIGVAAGGKWFGLVSSFRVVAGVIGVGIYLFVVAFVGLCGALKHHQVMLFFYMMILFTVFIVQFSVSCACLAVNEDQQNHLLEIGWNKSATTQLDVEKTLNCCGYSHVNLNGSCAARCFLSQPSSCITCGSIIQMYAGQVLRFVGGFGLFFSFTEILGIWLAQRYRNSKDPRSIPGPV from the exons ATGAGTTACATCCCAGTGCGAAGGTTTGTTGATGTGGCTGTGGAGCTGCACTTGCAGTCTGTGCCTATACTATTTAAAAAACTTGATGAGTCATCTTTTGTTATGGGCCAGGTTTCTAGTGACACTCCCtcacaaatacaaaacattgttttactgaATGGTGACTCCGTCAATACACTGCTCGCAGAGGTTGCTGCAGGCAACCGTCTACACGTCTTGTGTCCTCATGTTTCTCCTCAGGTGGTCAGTCTCCTTCTGATCGGCGTGGCGGCGGGGGGGAAATGGTTCGGTCtggtgtccagcttcagagtgGTGGCCGGGGTCATCGGCGTTGGCATCTACCTGTTCGTGGTGGCGTTTGTGGGTCTGTGTGGTGCCCTGAAGCACCACCAGGTCATGCTGTTCTTC TACATGATGATCCTGTTTACAGTGTTCATTGTCCAGTTCTCCGTGTCCTGCGCGTGTCTGGCTGTCAATGAAGACCAACAG AACCACCTCCTTGAAATCGGCTGGAACAAATCTGCAACCACCCAGCTAGATGTGGAGAAGACCCTCAACTGTTGCGGCTACTCCCACGTCAACTTGAACGGCTCGTGTGCCGCG AGGTGCTTCCTCAGCCAACCCTCATCGTGCATAACCTGCGGCAGCATCATCCAGATGTATGCGGGGCAGGTGCTGCGCTTCGTCGGAGGGTTCGGCCTCTTCTTCAGTttcacagag ATTCTGGGAATCTGGCTGGCACAAAGATACAGAAATTCCAAAGATCCTCGATCCATCCCAGGACCTGTATGA